ACAAACTGCAAAACCACCCCTATTGCTGCTAACATTGCTACACTTACCATTTTTTGTACCTTGTTGTTTCGCATATGAAATCCTCCTGTTAAGGACCCATCTTCAAACGAACTTTTCTAAATTGATTCTTTTCAGTGATTACTCTTGATTTGCTGTGAAATCTTGCTTGATCAAACAATTAGACTGCTATAACAAACTACTATTGAGGTAAAACAGTATTTAGTTATAAAAAGAATTCACTCATATTTAGTTTTTGATTAAGTATATGGTATTTCCGTACGAAAGTGACTTCTATCACTTCGTTCGCCAAGCGCTGTTCATCATCTACGCTGCCCCTTGGCCAATCGTTGGCCTTCAATTCTTAGAGACTTAGCTCTTAGTGATTCACAGCAATTCACAACAAAAACTCTATTTTCCAGCAGGGAAAATAGAGTAGAGTTATCTTATCTGAAAAATGCCAATTCAAATAAGCCCTATCTTCTTTATCCAGACTTTACTGTCGGTATTGGAATTTCACCAATTCAGCCACTTCAAATGAAGTAGGTCGTGGACTATAACCACCGGTCGGGAATTGCACCCTGCCCCTGAAGACGAACCTTTATTAAATTTTTGTACAATTACAGTATACAACCTTTTTAGAAAAAAGCAATATTTATGTTCAATAGGTCACATATTTAGTTGACTATGAAGAATGGTCACTATGAAAAATGAGCCCGAACTACACTCAGTTCAGACCCCTCCTTCTAAAAAAATTATTTTGATTGATTCATTAAGACACTAATTTCTTTTTTATTTAAATTACGGTATTCACCTGGACGTAGTCCTTTTAAGGTCAAATCTCCATACTTTTCTCTTTTTAATTTCTGTACTGGGTATCCGACTGCTTGAAGCATTTTTTTAACTTGATGATTGCGACCTTCATGAATGGTTAATTCTACTATGCTAGTATTTGTCTTTAGGTCAACAGATATAATCTCAAAAGCGGCAGGAGCCGTTTTGTACCCTTCGATTTTAATCCCTTTTGTTAATGGAAGCAGATCATGTTTTTTGGCTAGGCCTTTTACTTTCGCCACATACACTTTGTCGATTTCATGGCTTGGATGAGTTAATTTTTGAGAAAATTCTCCATCATTTGTTAATAACAATAAACCTGAAGTATCGTAATCTAATCTCCCTACAGGGTAAATACGCTCTTTAATGTGCGAGAAAAAATCAGTGACAACTTTTCTACCTTTATCATCGGAAACAGCAGAAATTACCCCTTTTGGTTTGTAGAACAGATAATAACCATATTCTTCTTTATAAATCGGTACATCATCCACTTCTACCTTGTCGTTTTTACCGACTTGAGTTCCTAGTTCTCGAATGATTTTTCCATTTACTTTGACACGTCCATTAACGATATATTCTTCTGCTTTTCTGCGAGATGCAATCCCTGCATGCGCGATTACTTTTTGAAGTCTTTCCATTTAGTTTTCTTCCTCCGATTCGTTTATCTCCGTTGTTGCTTCTTCTTCATTTAACTCTTTGTAACGATCGAAAAAGAGGTCTAAAGGTAACTCTTCTGCGATTTCTTCTTCCATTTGTTGGATATCCGGTAGCTCTTCTAGAGATCTTAAACCAAAATAATCCATGAAATAAGCAGTGGTTCCATATAAAATAGCTCGACCAGGACCGTCGACTCGGCCTTTTTCTTCAATCAACTGACGAGCAACTAATTTTTGCATTGAACCTGCTGACTGTACACCTCTAATTTCATCTACTTCTACCCTTGAAATAGGCTGTTTATACGCAACGATCGATAATGTCTCGAGAGCTGCTTGAGACAAAGAATTCGAAATAGGCGATTGTGCATATTTTTTTAATAAAGGCGCAAAAGCCTTCTTAGTTGATAGAATAAAATGATTTCCGACTTCTAGGATATTTAAAGCTGCGTCTTTATCTGATTCATAGCGTTCTTTTAAAGCGGTCAGCGCTTCGTATGTTTTAGCAGTAGAAAGCCCCAATAAATAGGATAATTCTTCTAAACCAATTCCTTCTTCCCCAACAACAAATAGAATCGCTTCGACTTGACTAACTGTGGTCACATTGTTTCCTCCGTACTTGATTCAATCTCTTCAGAGGTATTATATAGTAAAATAGTACTATAATTGTCCTCTTGTTCTACATGAACAATCCCTTTTTTCATTAATTCCAACAAAGCCATAAAGGTAGTAACTACTTCTTGTTTAGAATATGAGGCGAAAAAGGATTCAAAATTGACCGGTGTATCCCGATCAATTTGGCACATTTTTTGAGTGATGGTCGCAATTTTTTCTTCAATTGATACATCATCTCCAGCGACAGTCGTTTCCACTGGCTGTCGACTTTTTTTCTTTTCCAACATTGCGTGGAAAGCTAAAAACAAATCAATCGTGTTCAGTTGATTTGGTGCTAACAAAGGATTGTCTTCTTTATATTCATCAACATCCATCGGTTCTTTCGTATAATAGAGGCTTCTTTCTGATTCCTTTTCATGCAAAAGACCTGCTGCATATTTAAATTTACGATACTCCAATAATTGAGCAACCAAAGCATCCCGTGGATCTTCACCATCAAGGATTTCATCATCTTCAGTCAGTTCCAATTCTTGTTTAGGCAAAAGCATCTTACTTTTGATTGCCATCAATGTCGCTGCCATCACCAAATATTCTCCAGCAATTTCTAATTCCAACGTCTTCATTGTATGGATATAGTTCATATACTGTTCCGTTACTGCAGCAATTGGAATATCATAAATATCGATTTCCAATTTTTGGATTAAATGTAATAAAAGATCTAACGGTCCTTCAAATACATCCAATTTCACATTAATTTCCTGCAAGATCATCCAACTTTCTTTTTCAGCTCTTTAGTTTACCATAAAATTCAAGCGTTGTGTTCTTTCCACTTAGATAAATAAGCAGATGTGGCTAATGTTCCATAAATTTTCATTTCAGGATAAAGCTCTACCATTTCATTTAGTAAGTCAAACCCTAACTTTTCACCTCTAAAAGAAGGATTGATTGATATATCATGTAAAATCATCGCATCAGATGTTTCTATCTCGATTCCGACAATCCCTTGAATATTTTGTTCTCCATCTGGTATCCAAAAAAGTAAGTGCAGATTCTCGTCAGTTTCATACATATCAATTTCTTTTAGTAGGGAATGATATTCAGTTAGTTTTTGGTGAAAACTTAATAGTCCCATCGCAATTTTCCGTTGCTCTTTTCGATAATAAGTTAACATGATTTTCACCTTCTTTCCTTTTTTAATTAGTTAAGCTCGTGGAAAATGTTGTTTGTAAACATCGGCCATTCTTTGTTTGGTAATATGGGTATAAATTTGCGTCGTAGAAATATCTGCATGACCTAAAAGTTCTTGGACAATTCTTAGATCTGCTCCATTCTCTAATAAATGCGTTGCAAAACTATGCCGTAATGTATGCGGAGTAATGTTTTTATTGATCCCAGCTTCTTGTACAATTTGTTTTAGATTTTTCCAAACTCCTTGGCGTGATAATGGTTTCCCATGATGATTTACAAATAAGTGTGTTTCATTTTGGTTTTTTTTGATTAAAGTCGGCCGAGCTTCTTCTAGATATTTTTCAATCCATTGAATCGCATAATCCCCCAAAGGAATAATTCTCTCTTTATCGCCTTTACCAATAGTCTGCAATAAACCAATCGATAAGTGTAGATCGCCGATTTTTAGATCTACTAACTCAGTCACTCGCAATCCAGTTGCGTACATGACCTCTAAAATCGTTCGATTTCTTATCCCTAAAGGTTTCGTTGTATCTGGTGTTTCTATCAATGAAGTAACTTCCTCAACTGATAATGTGCTAGGAAGTTTTTGTGCTTTTTTAGGTGAATCGATATGTTGCATTGGATCATGATCTGTGAATCGTTCTTGTCTTAAAAACTGATGAAAGCCTCTTAAACTTGAAATCATTCGAATGATCGTTGCAGAGGAGTTGTTCTCATTATGCAGCGTTTGTAAATATTCCATAATTATGTAACGGTCGATCAACTGCCATTTCTCTACCTTTTGATCTTGTAGAAACACTAAATACTTATGTAAGTCGCGTTCATAGCTTTTTCTTGTATTCAGAGAAAGTCCTCGTTCTATTTGTAAGTAATGCAGATAGTCAATAATTTGTTCTTCCATCTATTTTACCTCATTTCTTTTTATTATCATATCAAAGAATTCTAGCAGATGTATAGTAAAATTAGTAAGGATAATTTTTTTATGACATTTATATAACCAAATGACGTTTTTCTACTTCAAAAAATCGTCACCAATTTTTTCAAACTGGATGACGATAATCATTAATCTACATATTTTGTTAAAAAACTTTCAACTTTCGCCTTGTACGCTTTAGGGTCAACTGTGTAAGCTTTAGCATGTCCAGCACCTGACACCACGAATTTTTCTTTTGGTACATCTGTTGCATTATATACTTCATCCAACATTTCAAATGGCACAAATTTATCTGCATCACCGTGGATAAACAACATTGGTACTTTATTTTTCTTCAATTGTGCAACTGAACTTGCTTCACCAAAGAAATAACCAGCACGAATTTTGGTGATCAAACTTGTTACTGGAACTAATGGGAACGCTGGTAAATTAAACATATCTTTTAATTGATAGGCTAATTCTTCATTTACCGTGGAATAACCACAATCTTCAACGATTGCTTTAACATTTTTCGGTAAATTTTCCCCACTGGTCATCATGACTGTAGCTCCACCCATACTAATGCCGTATAAAGTGATTTGAGCATCCTTGCCATTTTCAGCGATCATTTTATCGATCCACTGAAGATAATCTTTTCGCTCTGGCCAGCCAAAACCAATATAATCCCCTTCACTTTCACCATGACCTCGAGCATCCGGCACTAAAACATTATAGCCCCAGTCATGATACATTTTAGCAAAACTAGCCATTGTCTCAGCACTTCCCATGTAACCATGCGCCATGATAACATTTTTATCTGTTTTCCCCTCAGCAGGTAAATAAATTGCTTTTAACTTTAAACCATCTTTAGAAGTCAGTTCCCAGTATGAACGGCTCTTTTCATCTTTAAACCATTTTTCTTCTGGCGTTTTTACCTCGACATCTGTCCCTGGTGTATCTCCAGCTAGAAAATCCTTCTCTGATGGAACAACAGCATAATTATAGAAATACATCCCAGCTCCTGTTAGTACGATTACAACTAAAACGACTATAACAATCAAAATTTTTACTATGCGATTCATTCGATTACTCCCCATTAAACGTATCATTCACAACACTGTCTTTTTCTTAGAATAAAAACCAAATGATACTAATTTTTTCAAATTCTTAAATAGTATAATGTTTTATTGGCGTTTTCGCAATATTAATCACAGATCATGATATTTTTTTCATTTTGGTAATCAGCAAAAATCATTTCAAAATTATCGATGATGTTTCGTTGTTTAGAAAGTTTAAGTAAATAAATTTCTGGTAGCGAAAAATAACCAACGTCATTTGTCTCAATTCCTGTTTTTAATTCCCCATCCTCAGCGACACAGTGAATAAAAAACTTATAGACATAAGTCAATGAAGGTGGAAAATCATGTTTTGACATGTCTATCACAGCAATCAAACGCTTAGCTGTAACGGGTATTCCGGCTTCTTCCATCGTTTCTTTTTCAGCAATTTCTTTTGGTGAATAGCCAATATCTGCCCAACCTCCAGGCAAAGACCAACAATGATCACTTTTTTCTTTTACTAGCAATAATTTCCCTTCTTGATTAAAAATGACTGCTCGAATATCAACTTTCGGCGTTGCATAGCCTTCATCTTTATCAACAAGAATCGTTAACTCTTTATCAGATAAACTAGGGTAAAGTGTTTCCATTAACTTTTTTGTTACTTTAGAAAGCTCTTCATAACGCTCTCGATCAAAAATATCTTTCCCATATTTTTTTCCCGTTTGAGCAATCCCTTGAAGTTTAGCTAATAAAATACTTAGTTCTTTTTCCATGAATTTCACCTCGTTACTTTCTATTTTATCGAAATCCCCCTCGTGTTAAACCCATTTATGAAGAATCTTAATAAAAAAATGAGATCAAACAAAAGTTGTACGTTACTTTCGTCTGATCTCTTCTCTATTTTATTATTTATTTTCAATTAATTTAAAGCTAGACCATGGTTTTAAGAAATCTAATAAGAATAACTCATCTTCAGAAATACGTCCAACAACATTGACACGTCCGTCATTTTTCATTTCTTTCAATGCGATTTGTGTTTCACCTTTATATTGACCATACCCAACATTATCGATCAAGACATCACCTTTTGTCATATCTTTCGTGTTATGAGCTGGAAACGCACGATCTTTAAAATGAATCCGTGTCATAGTAGAGCGTAAAATATATTCGGAGCGATCTCCGCGATAGCTGTGAAGACTTGTAAACAGTACTTCTCTCTCATCATCCGAAATATCTTTTGCTACATCAACTTTGACAGAAGGATATTCTGCATTAAATGCATCCGCCATTGCTTTAAGTTCTGCTTCTGATGCATAGGCATTTCCGACCAAAATATCGTCGATCAAACCTGTTAATACTAAATGTTTTACTTGTGTAGCGATTTCTAAATCACGATGATCTTCCAAAGAACATAATCCATCTTGCGTTGGCCACGGACCAAATGTTGCGTCATGTGAGTTCACAAATGCCATCGTATTTAAATTATATTTTCTGAATTTTTCAGAACAAAAAACAAAATGATCATACCCCAAACCAGAATAACGATGTGGATAGAAATTATGTGATCCTAACAAATTATCTGTATTTGGTGAGTAGCTCATAATATTGTCTACATAACTCGTTCCGGTACTCATATTAATTTCGATTTTGATGCCATAAGGATTACGCGTCATTTTCGCTTCTTCAGCCCCCGTAAACCCAACATCTAAGCGCACACCATAAGCACCCATCTCGTCGAAAAATGATAAATCATCATAAGAAATTTCTAATTGTTCAAATAAGGCAGGATTAATGTCAACCATAACTTCCATTCCAAGACTGTTAGCATAATCAACGACTTTTTTAAACTCTCCTAATACCTTTTCTTTGTCTTCTGTGATTTGAAGTAAACTTGTAAAAACGCGTTTAAATCCATATTTATGTGCTAAGTCTAGATAAGCTTTGTCCTTTTCAAATGTTGAACGTTCTGGATAAATAGAAATACCTAATTTTCCCATTATTACTGCCTCCTAAGATTTGTATTGATTATAATGTATCCATTTTCATTATAGCAGAATAAAAAAAAGTGGTCTACACCTTTTGGAAATCTTAAAAAAATTCCATTTTGACTAGCGGTTCTAAAGAGGATTTGTTATGATGAGATGTAAACCTATTTTTGAAAGGAAGACTTAACTTTATGAAAACAAAAAAATTCATTGTTGCGACAACACTTTTAACATCATTAGTATTATTCGCAGCTTGTGGACCTAAAAATGAGAAAAAAACGGCAGATTCTTCTGCTACTTCTTCAAGTGAAACTAAAACATCTGAATCCGTTGATTTAAATTCACTAGAATTACCTCAATTATCAGATACGGTCAGCGAAGATGAAGATTTGGTAGAAATGGTCACAACAGAAGGATCAATCGAAATCAAATTATTTCCAAAACAAGCTCCAAAAACAGTTGAAAACTTCATAACACATGCAAAAAATGGTTATTACGATAATGTTATTTTCCATCGTGTTATTGAGAACTTTATGATTCAAGGCGGCGATCCTAAAGGTGACGGCACTGGCGGAGAAAGCATTTGGAATGGTTCTTTTGATGATGAAATCTCTAATCAGCTTTATAACATCCGCGGAGCATTATCAATGGCCAATGCTGGTAAAGATGAAAAAGGAAATGGTACGAATGGTAGTCAATTCTTTATCGTTCAAAATACGGATGATATGTCGGACGGCTTACTAAAAGATGATAAACCAGAAAAAATCATCGATGCATACAAAAAAGGTGGCACACCTCACTTAGATGGTAAGCACACTGTTTTTGGTCAAGTAACGAAAGGTATGGATGTTGTAGATAAAATTGCTGCTGCTGAAACTGGTGAACAGGACAAACCAAAGAAAGATATCCGAATCGAAAAAATAAACATTTTACAAGAAGCGAAAAAATAAATAAAAAAAGAATGGCGTCTCATTGCCATTCTTTTTTTATTTAGATGGGAGCCTAAATATGAAAAAAATCATGATTGCTGGACCTGTTGGGAGCGGAAAGACAACTTTTGCCAAAAAATTATCCGCTAAGAAAAAGATTCCTTATTATGAATTGGACAATCTGATTTGGAATCGTCAACCTTCTGGAGATATACCATACTCTGAAGAAGAATCTACACATCAACTACAAGCTATTTTAGCAAAAGAAACTTGGATCATTGAAGGTACCACAACTAAAAACTGGATCAAACTCGCAGTAAATGATGCAGACATCATCTTAGTATTGCTGCCCCCTTACCCTATTCGCCTTTATCGTATTTTTAGTCGTTTCATCAAGCAAATCACTAATCAAGAAACCGCTAATTATAAACCAACTTTCCAATTACTGAAAATGATGTTTATTTGGAATCATCATTATGAAAAAAAGAATATATTTGAACTACAAAAAATAGCAGGCTCCATAAACAAAAAACTAACGATACTGAAAACCCGTCATGCTGATTTTTTTCCATAATGAAGGTTGATGTCAGCGAAATTGTGAAAAAAACTCTTTCCATATCCTCATTTAGTAACAAATTACTATTCAATTTAAGTTTAAAATGGTACTGTTGATAAAAGAGGTGAAAGCGAATGACGTTTAATCCACAGATCGAAACGCTCATACTTGAGGCTTCCAATAGGAAATCTCCTCATTTTGTAGCAAACGTGATCAATTTCCAGCAATTTGACCAAGAAGACGTAAAAGACACTGCACAAAAATTGATCGAAGATGGACAGATTCAAGCAACTCTCCATTTTCATTATAACGATTTATGTACAATTGACTTTATACCTCAGGCTGTTTGAACAAATTGATTACTCCAAAAAAGACTGCTGAATACATACTCTATACTACCTTGGAACAAAAGTAATTGTTTTTCTTTTGTTTAACTCACATTAGTTAGATTATGTTATTGTTGCAGTCTTTTTTATTATTGTATCTTTTGTTCAATATCTTCGAATGCTGTCATCAATTGTGCTCTTGTCTGGTTCACTATTCCTGAAATACTCAATGAAGCCATGCCAATAGTAACGATCAATAAATTCATGTGTAACTTCTTAAGTTTTTCATTAGAAAACGTTGCATAATATTTATCTTCTTTAATAGAATGTTGAAATGAGTCAAAGGATAATTGTTGTAATTCTTGTCCATATGAATGTTGCTCTATGTATAACGATATATACAATTTACTATTTGTTTTAGCAAAATCAAGGTAATTTAATCCAAAATTTACTACATTATTTGACGTTTGTTTTTTAGAGAAAAATTCAGTTTCTAAAATATCATACGTTGTTTTTAACAAAGTCAACTTCAACTCTTCCATATTTTTAAATTCAAGATAGATGGGTTGAGTTGAAATCCCCATATACTCAGCCACATTTCTTGCTGTTATAGATGAAAAACCTTTTTCTGCTAATAGTTCTCTTGCCGCTACTAAAATATGTTGTTTTTTATAAACTTTTTTCCTAACCAAAAAAATCCCTCCTCCAGATATAAAAGTTGAACTAGCTCGAATAGCGTTCAATGTAAAATAGGAAAAATTAAAGATGATCTTTTTAGTGTTTTCCATTTTTCTATTCTCCGTTAAACTCTCTCATATAACTAGATAACTATTTTCTATTTATCATTATTTATTTTTTTAATGTTTATTCTTTTATTTTACACTCTTTTGGCAGCTCATTTTCTCAATAATTATAGTTATATCCAAAAAACGTGATAATTTACTCGACTTTCCTAAAATATGATTGACCGATGAATGTTTTACAAGCTATAGTTAAGTTATTGACAGACAATGGAGGTATTTTTTATGGCTAAAGAAAACAGCCAAGCACTTTTTTTACATACTGATAAAACAAATTTGGATAAGACGCATAAAAATAAACACTATTATCTTTTAATTGGGTATTGCTTCATCTTAATCATTATTGGTCTTTTTAGTGAACCTATCACTCTTTTATGGGCAGGAATGGCGCGTATTTTAACCTCTCCCAGTAATCTATTAACTGATTATATTGAACTTGGTACTTTCGGCAGTGCTTTTGTTAATAGCGGCTTACTTACCTTAATCAGTGTACTGCTCGCTAAAAAAGAAAAAATCCCCATCAACGGTCCTATGATCGCAGCTTTGTTTACCGTATCAGGTTGCTCCTTTTTTGGAAAAAATTTATATAATTCAATTCCAATTATTATTGGTGGACTCTGCTATGCAAAAATTGTAAAAAAACCTTTTTCACAATTTATTGTTGTTAGCTTATTTGGTAGTGCTCTTTCTCCGATCATCAGCTACCTTACATTTGGAATTTCCTTACCATTACAGTTCTCAATCCCTTTAGGATGCTTAGTGGGTATTTTCATCGGGTTGATTTTACCTCCTTTAGCTTCTCACATACTTACCTTTCATCAAGGCTTTTCTTTATATAATGTCGGTTTTACTTCTGGACTTATTGCTATGATGTTTACAGGTATTTTGAGGATGTTTGGCTGGAAGATTGAAGGAAAAAATTTAGTTTCAACTGAATATCATACTAAACTTCTATTTTTTCTATTATTTTTATTTTTTATGATGTTTTTAGTTGGATTCATAGTCAATCATTTTTCTTTGAAAGGGCTAAAAGCAATCAGTAAAACATCTGGGAAATTGATTACTGATTTTATTTCTATTTCAGGCGTCGGTGCCACGATGATGAATATGTCTCTAATGGGATTATTATTGGTCGGATACACTCAAGTTAGTCACTCTACACTTAACGGACCGATTGTTGGTGCAATTTTATCTGCGGTTGGTTTTAGCGCTTTTGGTAACCATATTCTGAATAGTTTACCTTTGCTCATCAGCGTTTTTTTGACTGCACAGCTCTCTTCGGTTTTTGAAGTAAATCAAACGACTGTGGTTCTTGCGGGTATTTTCGGTACTGGTTTAGCACCGATTGCAGGATATTATGGCATTACTTTTGGCTTGATTGCAGGATTTTTACATATGTCCTTAGTTACAAATGTCAGCTACCTCCATGGCGGATTGAATCTTTATAATAATGGGTTTTCTACTGGTTTTGTTGCGGCTGTCATGGTACCATTACTAGATAATATTTTACAGATCAGAAAGGTGAAACAACATGCAAGAAAGAGACAAAGCTAAACGAATTGTAGATGAATTATTGACTTACTTTTTTTCAAATGGTATTGAAAAGATTCGGATTGACGTAGATTTTACTTCGGAAGGTTTTTACATCAACATACATGGCAAAACTGATAAAGAACCAAACAATGTCCTGCATTTATTAGAGTTATTAAATACACCTAGAGATTTAAGCATTGAAAGTTATTATGATGAATTACTCGGCATTACTCACCATGAAGAAGAAGACTATCATCTGCTAGGGTTAATGATTGATGAAGCAGAAATTAGTTTTGTTTCACCCGACTTTGAAATTAAAGTATTTAGAAAAAAATAACTACTCAAAAAAGAGGATGAGAGCCCTATGGTTTAAGGGGGATCTCATCCTCGCTTTTTATTCATAAACCGCACGAATTCCTCCTATTAATTTTGGACGCGTACGTAAGTAAGTGACATGCGCTCCTCCGATTTCTTTGATCGATGTACGCACAGGAACTTGAACATGCTGGATATGCATACCAATCGATGTATCACCAATATCTATGCCGCCTTGCGCCGTTATCTTTTCCACCACTACTGGATTTTGGAATAATTTAAAGGCAGCCACCGCAGCAGCTCCTCCAGCATGAAGTGCTGGTACGACTGAAACAATTTCAAACTGTTGGTACTTAGCAACTTCTTTTTCAATAACGAGTGAACGATTGATATGCTCGCATCCCTGTACAGCAAGATGAATCTTTTTTTGGACTAAAGTATCTTTGATTGTTGAAACGATCATTTCTCCTATTTCCAAATTAGAACATTTGCCAATGACTCCCCCAGCAACTTCACTACTGCTACAGCCGAGTACAAAAATATCCCCTGCTTCTAATTCAGCTTGTACAATATATTCATCAAGTGCTTGCAATAGTTGTTCTTGATAACTTTTCAAGTCCTCCATTGATTTCTCCTCCATTTATATCTCTTTTTGTTTATAGTAGCGGATATCAAACAATTCGTCAAAATACACAAAAAGAGCACTCAAAAATTGAGTGCTCTACTTCGTGCTATTTACCATCTACGATATTCAAACGAACTTTTTTGGGTCCATCCAAACGTACACTGTAAACAATCGTCCGAATTGCTTTAGCAACACGTCCTTGCTTTCCGATGATACGTCCAATATCTTCAGGCGATACAGTCAAATTATATTCTAGAAAAACATCAGATTCTTCTATTTCTAACTTGACTAGCTCAGGTTGACTGACTAATGGGCGAACGATAGTTAAGACTAACTCTTTCACATCTGTCATAATCGGTCACCTTATTTCTTTTCAAGTTTAGCTTCGTGGTGTT
This sequence is a window from Enterococcus sp. 7F3_DIV0205. Protein-coding genes within it:
- a CDS encoding DUF1576 domain-containing protein, translating into MAKENSQALFLHTDKTNLDKTHKNKHYYLLIGYCFILIIIGLFSEPITLLWAGMARILTSPSNLLTDYIELGTFGSAFVNSGLLTLISVLLAKKEKIPINGPMIAALFTVSGCSFFGKNLYNSIPIIIGGLCYAKIVKKPFSQFIVVSLFGSALSPIISYLTFGISLPLQFSIPLGCLVGIFIGLILPPLASHILTFHQGFSLYNVGFTSGLIAMMFTGILRMFGWKIEGKNLVSTEYHTKLLFFLLFLFFMMFLVGFIVNHFSLKGLKAISKTSGKLITDFISISGVGATMMNMSLMGLLLVGYTQVSHSTLNGPIVGAILSAVGFSAFGNHILNSLPLLISVFLTAQLSSVFEVNQTTVVLAGIFGTGLAPIAGYYGITFGLIAGFLHMSLVTNVSYLHGGLNLYNNGFSTGFVAAVMVPLLDNILQIRKVKQHARKRQS
- a CDS encoding KH domain-containing protein produces the protein MTDVKELVLTIVRPLVSQPELVKLEIEESDVFLEYNLTVSPEDIGRIIGKQGRVAKAIRTIVYSVRLDGPKKVRLNIVDGK
- a CDS encoding TIGR01440 family protein, which encodes MEDLKSYQEQLLQALDEYIVQAELEAGDIFVLGCSSSEVAGGVIGKCSNLEIGEMIVSTIKDTLVQKKIHLAVQGCEHINRSLVIEKEVAKYQQFEIVSVVPALHAGGAAAVAAFKLFQNPVVVEKITAQGGIDIGDTSIGMHIQHVQVPVRTSIKEIGGAHVTYLRTRPKLIGGIRAVYE